One Echinicola strongylocentroti DNA window includes the following coding sequences:
- a CDS encoding 6-bladed beta-propeller, translated as MFSLAFNYTLRRRLFLLRALVIDCGIGWFIFFTLLLCFSSCGDKRHTADEVLVINPKEADRSMLLSELVDSVYYIKLETSENCLMGQLREVVIKEKYIYAIDKQQEAIFVFDKKGRFISKLDNKGESPEEYTVMGPVFISENEDFIEVIDDSKRERSRMIKYSNISFEYLRERPVIAPVANSWRRKNDFMYFSTQQIENIVNDEVTNADLIVVKDNKDQRALFKKNIDSQGNTFSPNVESFTVNDKGDIYVSLMYSNTFYQLSGMEADPILTIDFEKYGMDNTVGQRSTQKQMEYLERGTEGLATFPVLNINNDDVMAFSYYFKENSTNQLNHYINFKKSNRYFHVHKIVNDLTDFPRNIYLSSYLWAIRYEVMHGDFLVEVVLPWHELQEKEMYFNGVGTVKAEDNPIILLMKPKKVFM; from the coding sequence ATGTTCTCTCTAGCCTTTAATTATACCCTAAGAAGACGGCTATTTCTGCTTAGGGCATTAGTAATCGATTGTGGGATTGGTTGGTTTATTTTTTTTACCCTTTTATTATGTTTCAGCAGTTGTGGTGATAAAAGACACACAGCAGATGAGGTATTGGTTATAAACCCCAAAGAAGCTGATCGGTCAATGCTACTGTCTGAATTGGTGGATTCAGTATATTATATAAAACTCGAAACCAGTGAAAATTGCCTTATGGGGCAATTGAGAGAGGTTGTCATCAAAGAGAAGTACATATATGCAATAGATAAACAACAGGAGGCGATTTTTGTATTTGACAAGAAAGGGCGTTTTATTTCAAAATTGGACAATAAAGGGGAATCTCCCGAAGAATATACTGTGATGGGGCCGGTCTTTATAAGTGAAAATGAAGACTTTATAGAGGTAATCGATGATTCTAAAAGAGAGCGATCCAGAATGATCAAGTATTCCAATATTTCCTTTGAGTACCTTCGAGAACGTCCAGTTATTGCCCCAGTGGCGAATTCTTGGAGAAGGAAAAATGACTTTATGTACTTTTCCACCCAGCAGATTGAAAATATTGTAAATGATGAAGTAACCAATGCTGATCTTATTGTGGTAAAAGACAATAAGGATCAAAGGGCGCTTTTTAAGAAGAATATAGACTCCCAAGGAAATACATTTTCCCCAAATGTGGAAAGTTTCACAGTGAATGATAAAGGGGATATATATGTCTCGCTGATGTACAGCAATACGTTTTATCAGTTATCTGGAATGGAGGCAGATCCTATTTTGACCATTGATTTTGAGAAATATGGAATGGATAATACAGTTGGGCAAAGGAGTACCCAGAAACAAATGGAGTATTTGGAAAGGGGAACGGAAGGGTTGGCAACTTTTCCGGTACTTAATATCAATAACGATGATGTTATGGCGTTCTCCTATTACTTTAAGGAAAATTCGACCAACCAGCTGAACCATTATATAAACTTCAAGAAATCAAATAGGTATTTTCACGTTCACAAAATAGTCAATGACTTGACTGATTTTCCAAGGAACATTTACTTGAGTTCATATTTGTGGGCCATTCGCTATGAGGTGATGCACGGTGATTTCCTAGTGGAGGTAGTATTACCCTGGCATGAACTTCAGGAAAAAGAAATGTATTTTAATGGGGTGGGCACTGTTAAAGCGGAAGACAATCCGATTATTCTTTTGATGAAGCCCAAGAAAGTATTTATGTAA
- a CDS encoding 6-bladed beta-propeller: MKYYFIIFILFGLLGCSRKKETNERYTAEQISSLHLEHSRVLVSEKDSLIPIDLNQFYGKRNFDFQSLVKEIRLVPLETIEESLVDAIYKVIPTATYIYVYDRYKRGGIVIFDQEGKFVKRIPNGPGPGELSRLYDIDFDEENDQLIAYEHSFLSFYKPDGEFIRQVRLPFGFYNIVAIPNGYLMFSSSGDGNEHMQGLEQYNLWVTDKNFKVISVALSSYYDNINYSWYRYLYKNQKIMVTQKFNDTIYQYNAKANRLQAKYLLDFQDKKLPQRYLEGNYEEFKRTLKNNDYYFFIGEYLDIGEFQVIYLDNWYNNLRPIIYRNKRSGNLVGGTHGDIKISELPPLVFPKSAYGNELISWYIPNKDFPFNTKSNIISGEDKKKIKDLTKEDNPVLVFFRLNDF; the protein is encoded by the coding sequence ATGAAATATTACTTTATCATTTTTATTTTGTTTGGTCTTCTAGGTTGCTCTCGAAAAAAAGAAACCAATGAACGCTACACAGCTGAACAAATTTCCTCCCTTCATCTAGAACATTCAAGGGTTCTGGTATCCGAAAAGGATTCTTTGATACCGATAGATCTTAATCAATTTTATGGAAAAAGGAATTTCGATTTTCAATCCTTGGTGAAGGAGATTCGCCTGGTACCTTTGGAAACAATCGAGGAGAGCTTGGTAGATGCGATTTATAAGGTAATACCCACAGCAACCTATATTTATGTATATGATAGGTATAAGAGAGGAGGTATTGTTATTTTTGACCAAGAAGGCAAATTTGTTAAAAGAATTCCAAATGGCCCAGGGCCTGGGGAGCTGAGTCGTCTGTACGATATTGATTTTGATGAGGAAAATGACCAGTTGATTGCTTATGAACACTCATTTTTGTCCTTTTATAAGCCAGATGGTGAGTTCATCCGGCAAGTGCGTTTACCCTTTGGTTTTTACAATATTGTGGCTATACCAAATGGCTATTTGATGTTTTCATCTTCAGGTGATGGTAATGAGCATATGCAGGGATTAGAGCAGTACAACCTATGGGTGACGGATAAAAATTTCAAGGTCATTTCAGTAGCATTATCAAGTTATTATGACAATATTAATTATAGTTGGTATCGTTATCTGTACAAAAATCAAAAAATAATGGTTACCCAAAAATTCAACGATACCATATACCAGTATAATGCAAAGGCAAATCGGCTTCAAGCAAAATACTTGCTGGATTTTCAAGACAAAAAACTTCCGCAGCGCTACTTGGAAGGGAATTATGAGGAGTTTAAACGTACATTAAAAAACAACGACTATTACTTTTTTATTGGAGAATATCTAGACATAGGTGAATTTCAGGTGATCTACCTGGACAATTGGTATAATAACTTAAGGCCTATTATCTATAGAAATAAAAGGTCAGGTAATTTGGTCGGAGGAACGCATGGGGATATTAAAATTTCAGAATTACCACCTCTTGTTTTTCCAAAAAGTGCTTATGGTAATGAATTGATTTCTTGGTATATCCCCAATAAGGATTTCCCTTTTAATACCAAGAGTAACATAATCTCTGGAGAGGATAAGAAGAAAATCAAGGATCTTACCAAAGAGGACAATCCAGTACTGGTATTCTTTAGGCTTAATGATTTTTAG
- a CDS encoding AAA family ATPase — MELNQNFLTSLEPLFGNKKGYPYDIPSLANLKELSFGAPVTFFVGENGSGKSTLLEAIAVGMSLNAEGGSKNFNFSTQESHSPLSEDIKFIKGYRKPKDSFFLRAESFYNVASEIDRLGEEIYKYYGNRSLHTRSHGEAFLALMENRFRGNGFYLLDEIESALSPSRQLDALAQIDRLVKQQSQFIIATHSPILLAYPNADILEFSEQGLQKVPYEETATYRVTKDFLTNYKHIQHVLFDQ, encoded by the coding sequence ATGGAACTCAACCAGAATTTTCTTACTTCCCTAGAGCCTCTTTTTGGCAATAAAAAAGGCTACCCCTATGATATACCTTCCCTCGCCAACTTGAAGGAGCTTTCATTTGGTGCTCCTGTCACGTTCTTCGTCGGGGAAAATGGCAGTGGAAAATCTACCTTACTGGAAGCCATTGCAGTGGGCATGAGCCTAAATGCCGAAGGCGGCAGTAAAAATTTCAACTTCTCGACACAAGAAAGCCATAGTCCACTATCGGAAGACATCAAGTTTATCAAAGGCTATAGAAAGCCCAAAGACAGTTTCTTTCTTAGAGCCGAGTCCTTTTACAATGTAGCCTCCGAAATCGATCGGCTCGGAGAAGAAATTTACAAATACTATGGCAATAGATCATTACACACCAGATCGCATGGAGAGGCCTTTTTGGCACTAATGGAAAACAGGTTCAGGGGAAATGGATTTTATCTTCTTGACGAAATAGAGTCAGCCTTAAGCCCTTCCAGGCAACTAGACGCCTTGGCCCAAATTGACCGTTTGGTAAAGCAACAGTCTCAATTTATTATTGCCACTCATTCCCCTATTCTGCTGGCCTACCCCAATGCCGATATCTTGGAATTCTCCGAGCAGGGCTTACAAAAAGTGCCCTACGAAGAAACAGCCACTTATCGTGTGACAAAGGATTTTTTGACGAATTATAAGCACATTCAGCATGTATTGTTTGATCAATAG
- a CDS encoding 6-bladed beta-propeller, whose translation MVTISCNSANVKEGLKKIDFSKAPLKDVDFREIPKESKFVPLRLPDSVYLGKIETIRFTDKYMVLHDRELAKALYVFDHEGNYIGRLKRHGEAEGEYLSLYAFAVSGGNVYVYDRRLGNIVKYTFPEFDLVSSQSMNIYLTEMVGTGKGFMGISDDFEEEGYYYGQLFYDEDFQLISNIKKRPGIIEATESTGFSTDDTGELYYSEPLSEMVYKMDGKILKEQYLIDFGSHGIPTEVAEFSDAEDFYELLSEGHYFFAAHNFNRTGSIVSVNFYNQDIEPQLQGLYDFKTEKGMIIKDLGEVTDYVIAPISVQQGYNIALLYPDEYSRETLRLLGMKEENLDSIDISKPVIYKYRYVKMPS comes from the coding sequence TTGGTTACGATAAGTTGTAATTCAGCCAATGTAAAAGAAGGGCTTAAGAAAATTGATTTTTCAAAGGCGCCATTGAAGGACGTGGATTTCAGAGAAATTCCGAAGGAAAGCAAGTTTGTACCCCTTCGACTTCCAGATTCTGTTTATCTCGGAAAGATTGAGACCATAAGGTTTACGGATAAGTATATGGTTCTCCATGACAGGGAACTAGCCAAAGCACTGTATGTTTTTGATCATGAAGGGAACTACATTGGTCGATTGAAGAGACATGGAGAAGCAGAAGGAGAGTATTTATCTTTATATGCCTTTGCAGTAAGTGGAGGAAACGTTTATGTATATGATAGAAGGCTAGGGAACATTGTTAAATATACCTTTCCCGAATTTGACCTGGTTTCTTCGCAGTCTATGAATATTTACCTGACCGAAATGGTAGGCACCGGAAAAGGTTTCATGGGAATAAGTGACGATTTTGAGGAGGAGGGTTATTATTACGGACAGCTATTCTACGATGAAGATTTTCAGCTGATTAGCAATATAAAGAAAAGGCCTGGGATTATAGAAGCTACGGAAAGTACTGGTTTTTCAACTGACGATACAGGTGAGCTGTATTATAGCGAGCCTTTGTCGGAGATGGTGTACAAGATGGATGGGAAAATACTTAAAGAACAGTATTTGATTGACTTTGGAAGTCATGGGATTCCTACAGAGGTCGCCGAGTTTTCAGATGCTGAGGACTTTTATGAACTCCTTTCTGAGGGACATTATTTTTTTGCAGCGCATAACTTTAATAGGACTGGAAGTATCGTAAGTGTGAACTTTTATAACCAAGATATTGAACCCCAATTGCAAGGTTTGTATGACTTCAAAACCGAAAAAGGGATGATCATAAAAGACTTGGGCGAAGTTACAGATTATGTCATTGCCCCAATCAGTGTCCAGCAAGGCTATAATATCGCGCTGCTGTACCCCGATGAATATTCCAGGGAAACACTCCGCCTGCTGGGGATGAAGGAGGAAAACCTGGATAGTATAGATATATCAAAACCTGTTATATACAAATACCGATATGTCAAAATGCCCTCGTAG
- a CDS encoding 6-bladed beta-propeller — MRSPAIVLISFCCICLNACTGKNGDRHDLIHYKVQPSKGVSVLASEMVHDVSYIPLINPKGIYFGASDRIKQVGGDYYILDSEKSKTVTAYDRSGRFKWQLDKERDGPEDYKDIAKIALSRFTSGEASGYCISAMKMMKLGC, encoded by the coding sequence ATGAGAAGTCCCGCAATAGTGTTAATATCATTTTGTTGTATATGTTTAAATGCATGCACAGGTAAAAATGGAGACAGGCATGATTTAATACATTATAAAGTACAGCCAAGCAAAGGTGTAAGCGTTTTGGCTTCAGAAATGGTACATGATGTTTCCTATATCCCTTTAATAAACCCAAAGGGAATTTATTTTGGAGCGTCGGACAGGATCAAACAGGTAGGTGGTGATTATTATATTTTGGACAGTGAAAAGTCAAAGACCGTCACGGCTTATGATCGGTCAGGAAGATTTAAATGGCAACTAGATAAGGAGAGAGATGGTCCGGAAGATTATAAGGATATAGCCAAAATAGCATTGTCCAGATTTACGAGCGGAGAGGCCAGCGGATACTGTATTTCAGCTATGAAAATGATGAAATTAGGTTGCTAA
- a CDS encoding 6-bladed beta-propeller, whose protein sequence is MKNIIYSVIFLFLLGCSEKKEKIDRYTEEQVSSLHLGETRVMHTVSDSLVRVDLNPILSNKVFDFQKLVKSIRLVPLETTEKSLIGPINKVLATESHIYIYDRFKGGGLVVFDNEGKFIRRIPNGQGPGELSRLYDIDFDEENDQLIAYEHSFLSFYKPDGKFIRQERLPFGFYNIVAIPKGYLIYELPVQGNDHMRGFEQYSFWVTDKNFKVNGVGLSSSSIKVRYLWQRYIYDNDEIIVTQRFNDTIYQYDQSSDQLKSKYILNYNENQLPLKYIKGSFEEFQKVVKENDYFFFIGEYLETADFQFFSIDNWFRKSKTVIYGDKRTGNMEGGTSGRFNIEEIPSLAPPQSTYKEEFISWYIPRKDFPFNTKSKMLSETDKAKVRDLTKEDNPVLVFFRLNDF, encoded by the coding sequence ATGAAAAATATTATTTACTCGGTAATTTTCTTATTTCTATTGGGATGTTCCGAGAAAAAGGAAAAGATCGACCGATATACTGAAGAGCAGGTGTCTTCCCTTCACTTAGGGGAGACGAGGGTAATGCATACGGTTAGTGACTCCTTGGTCAGGGTGGACTTGAATCCCATATTGTCAAATAAAGTATTTGATTTTCAAAAATTGGTAAAAAGCATTCGGCTTGTACCCCTTGAAACTACTGAAAAGAGCCTAATTGGTCCCATAAACAAAGTTTTAGCTACCGAATCACACATTTATATTTATGATAGATTTAAGGGCGGCGGATTGGTGGTGTTTGATAATGAGGGCAAGTTTATCAGAAGGATACCAAATGGTCAAGGGCCTGGTGAGCTGAGTCGCTTGTACGATATTGATTTTGATGAGGAAAATGATCAGTTGATCGCCTATGAACACTCGTTTTTGTCCTTTTATAAACCAGATGGTAAATTCATCCGACAGGAGCGTTTGCCCTTTGGTTTTTACAATATTGTGGCTATACCAAAGGGATATTTAATTTATGAATTGCCTGTCCAGGGTAATGACCATATGCGAGGATTCGAACAGTATAGTTTTTGGGTGACAGACAAGAACTTTAAGGTCAATGGTGTGGGGCTTTCCAGCTCATCAATAAAAGTGAGGTACCTTTGGCAAAGGTATATTTATGATAACGATGAAATAATCGTTACTCAAAGATTCAATGATACTATTTACCAGTATGATCAAAGTTCAGACCAGTTGAAATCGAAATACATTTTGAATTATAATGAAAATCAACTCCCCCTAAAATACATAAAGGGGTCTTTCGAGGAGTTTCAAAAGGTGGTAAAAGAAAATGATTATTTCTTTTTTATTGGAGAATATTTGGAAACGGCTGATTTTCAATTTTTTAGTATTGATAATTGGTTTAGAAAATCCAAAACTGTTATATATGGAGATAAAAGAACTGGAAATATGGAAGGAGGAACAAGTGGTCGGTTTAATATTGAAGAAATCCCTAGTTTAGCTCCTCCCCAAAGCACTTACAAAGAAGAGTTTATCTCTTGGTATATTCCCAGAAAGGATTTTCCATTTAATACGAAAAGTAAGATGCTGTCCGAGACGGACAAGGCTAAGGTACGTGACCTGACCAAAGAGGACAATCCGGTACTGGTATTCTTTAGGCTTAATGATTTTTAG
- a CDS encoding energy transducer TonB has translation MLNKAFLCVFCLTLILTYKLQAQGVIPLNKYGEEIKKKEKAYYYKRLFSSDDQKDAYHILTKDLKLVGLWVFIKDKNGEIIHSSKTTVDSLGNKTAITNHDYVARIVERTFLKEGKPIKQYYQVLKSNATYIKEADSGEFIETQRVIHDAAFKEPNDWNDFLAREITYPTEARRNGDSGTVKAALYISKEGKLSHVEIANSAFMANSLCKEVRRLVNKYDGDFYPALDLEGNPVDDYFIVPIRFVLN, from the coding sequence ATGCTAAACAAAGCTTTTCTATGTGTATTTTGCCTCACGCTGATTTTGACCTATAAGCTTCAGGCCCAAGGCGTTATCCCTCTTAATAAATACGGGGAAGAAATCAAGAAAAAAGAGAAGGCGTACTATTACAAAAGGTTATTTTCCAGTGACGACCAAAAAGATGCCTATCATATATTGACCAAAGACCTTAAACTCGTTGGCTTATGGGTATTTATCAAGGACAAAAATGGAGAAATCATCCATTCCTCCAAGACTACTGTAGATTCCCTGGGCAACAAGACGGCAATAACCAACCACGATTATGTAGCCCGTATCGTCGAAAGGACATTTCTGAAAGAAGGAAAACCCATCAAGCAATACTATCAGGTATTGAAAAGCAATGCTACCTATATCAAGGAGGCTGATAGTGGTGAGTTTATCGAAACCCAACGTGTCATCCATGATGCCGCTTTCAAGGAGCCTAATGATTGGAATGACTTTCTGGCTCGGGAGATCACCTACCCCACTGAGGCTCGGCGAAATGGGGACTCGGGTACCGTCAAGGCTGCATTGTATATCTCCAAAGAAGGAAAGCTATCACATGTAGAAATTGCCAATTCGGCTTTTATGGCAAACAGTTTATGTAAAGAGGTCAGAAGACTGGTCAATAAATATGATGGGGACTTCTACCCTGCCCTAGACCTGGAAGGAAACCCTGTGGATGATTATTTCATTGTACCCATCAGATTTGTGTTAAATTGA
- a CDS encoding 6-bladed beta-propeller — protein sequence MKNIIYSVIFLFLMGCSEKSEKNNRYTEGQVSSLNLGQIKARRKKIGSLEIVDINRILRRNIFAFQDLVKTIRLVPLETTKKSRIGPIYKVLATDSHIYIYDKVKSGGLAVFDHEGRFIRRIPNGKGSGELSGLYDIDFDEENNQLIAYEHSFLSFYSPDGEFIREESLPFDFFNIMSIPNGYLISVMPGQGNGGGDAFRDFNLWVTDKNFKVISVELPSHFVNISYYTWYRYLYKNKEIIVTQKFNDTIYQYEAETNRLQAKYLLDFHETKLPESYLEEGYAKFESASIDNDYFFYIGEYLEAGDFQLFCLRNRHRRSRSVVYRDKKSGNLTGGAISGFRIEDMPDLPPPQSTYKDEFISWYTPKKDFPFNTQSKILSETDKAKVRDLTKEDNPVLVFFRLNDF from the coding sequence ATGAAAAACATTATTTATTCGGTAATCTTCTTATTTCTTATGGGATGTTCCGAGAAAAGTGAAAAGAACAACCGCTATACTGAAGGGCAGGTTTCCTCTCTCAACTTGGGACAGATAAAGGCTCGGCGTAAGAAAATCGGTTCCTTAGAAATTGTGGACATTAACCGCATATTGCGACGAAATATTTTTGCTTTTCAGGATTTGGTGAAAACCATTCGGCTTGTTCCCTTGGAAACTACGAAAAAAAGCCGAATTGGCCCCATATATAAAGTGCTGGCTACTGATTCACACATTTATATTTATGATAAGGTTAAAAGTGGAGGTTTGGCGGTGTTTGATCATGAAGGGAGGTTTATCAGAAGGATACCAAATGGTAAAGGGTCTGGAGAACTGAGTGGTTTATATGATATTGATTTTGATGAGGAAAATAACCAGTTGATTGCCTATGAACATTCTTTTTTGTCCTTTTATAGTCCGGATGGGGAGTTCATTAGGGAAGAAAGTTTGCCTTTTGATTTCTTCAATATTATGTCTATACCAAATGGTTATTTGATTAGTGTAATGCCAGGTCAAGGTAACGGAGGTGGTGACGCGTTTAGGGATTTTAATTTATGGGTGACGGACAAAAATTTCAAGGTGATTTCAGTAGAATTACCAAGCCATTTTGTTAATATTAGTTATTATACTTGGTATCGTTACCTGTACAAAAACAAGGAGATCATAGTAACCCAAAAATTCAACGATACCATCTATCAATATGAAGCAGAGACAAACCGGCTTCAAGCAAAATACTTACTGGATTTTCATGAAACAAAACTCCCGGAAAGCTATTTGGAAGAGGGGTATGCGAAGTTTGAAAGTGCATCAATAGACAATGATTATTTCTTTTATATAGGTGAATACCTAGAGGCAGGTGATTTTCAACTTTTTTGCCTAAGGAACAGGCATAGGAGAAGTAGGAGTGTAGTTTATCGAGATAAAAAATCAGGTAATTTGACAGGGGGGGCGATTTCAGGCTTTAGGATTGAAGATATGCCTGACTTGCCTCCTCCCCAAAGCACTTACAAAGACGAGTTTATCTCTTGGTACACACCAAAGAAGGATTTTCCGTTCAATACGCAAAGCAAGATCCTGTCCGAGACGGACAAGGCTAAGGTACGTGACCTGACCAAGGAAGACAATCCGGTACTGGTATTCTTTAGACTTAATGATTTTTAG
- the pgi gene encoding glucose-6-phosphate isomerase: protein MKNTNPTQTAAWKKLSQLADQKKSQTIQSLFADSSRFEKYSTRFEDILVDYSKNRIDDEVLSTLFELANEIDLKSAVEAMFTGVHINQTEDRAVLHTALRNRSNTPVEVDGKDVMPDVNAVLAQMKAFADKVNNGEWKGFTGKPIKSLVNIGIGGSDLGPVMVTEALKPYQYESLDIHFVSNVDGTHMAETLKKVDAETTLFFIASKTFTTQETMTNAHTARSWFLDHAKDEAAVAKHFVALSTNAESVSEFGIDTDNMFAFWDWVGGRYSLWSAIGLPIACAIGFDQYEKLLEGAHAVDKHFRGADLESNIPVLLALIGIWNTNFLGAASEAILPYDQYMHRFAAYFQQGNMESNGKYVSRNGEKVDYTTGPIIWGEPGTNGQHAFYQLIHQGTHLIPCDFIAPAISHNPVGDHHPKLLSNFFAQTEALMNGKSLEEVKEELAKSGKSEAEIAKLAPHKVFEGNRPTNSILVKKVDPYTLGALVAMYEHKIFVQGAIWNIFSFDQWGVELGKVLAKKILPELEGDEKVTSHDASTNGLINAYKAMR, encoded by the coding sequence ATGAAAAATACCAATCCAACACAAACAGCAGCTTGGAAAAAATTGTCCCAGCTGGCTGACCAGAAAAAATCACAAACCATCCAATCACTTTTTGCTGACAGCAGTCGATTTGAGAAATACTCGACCCGTTTTGAGGACATTTTGGTGGATTACTCGAAAAACAGGATAGATGATGAAGTGTTGTCCACGCTTTTTGAATTGGCCAATGAAATTGACCTAAAGTCAGCCGTAGAGGCGATGTTTACTGGTGTCCATATCAACCAGACAGAAGATAGGGCTGTGCTTCATACGGCTTTGAGAAACCGCAGCAATACCCCTGTGGAAGTAGATGGCAAGGATGTCATGCCTGATGTCAATGCCGTGTTGGCGCAGATGAAGGCCTTTGCCGATAAGGTAAATAATGGTGAGTGGAAAGGCTTCACCGGAAAGCCCATCAAATCACTGGTGAATATCGGTATTGGGGGAAGTGACTTGGGGCCTGTAATGGTGACTGAAGCACTGAAGCCTTACCAATATGAAAGCCTCGATATCCACTTTGTCTCTAATGTGGATGGTACACATATGGCCGAAACCTTGAAAAAAGTAGATGCGGAGACGACCCTTTTCTTTATTGCTTCCAAGACGTTTACGACGCAAGAAACCATGACCAACGCCCATACGGCGAGATCTTGGTTCCTTGACCATGCCAAAGATGAAGCAGCCGTAGCCAAGCACTTCGTGGCATTATCCACCAATGCCGAGTCTGTTTCGGAATTTGGGATTGATACGGACAATATGTTTGCCTTTTGGGATTGGGTAGGAGGAAGGTATTCGCTTTGGTCTGCCATCGGATTGCCTATTGCCTGTGCCATAGGTTTTGATCAATACGAAAAACTATTGGAAGGTGCACATGCGGTAGATAAGCATTTCAGAGGAGCTGACTTGGAGTCAAATATCCCTGTGCTTCTGGCTTTGATAGGAATATGGAATACCAATTTCCTTGGAGCTGCATCAGAGGCTATTTTGCCATATGATCAATACATGCACCGTTTTGCAGCCTATTTTCAGCAGGGAAATATGGAAAGTAACGGGAAGTATGTCTCTAGGAATGGCGAAAAAGTGGACTATACTACCGGTCCCATCATCTGGGGAGAGCCAGGAACCAATGGTCAGCATGCTTTTTACCAATTGATCCACCAAGGCACCCATTTGATCCCTTGTGATTTTATTGCACCAGCCATTTCCCATAATCCTGTAGGCGACCACCACCCGAAGTTGCTTTCCAACTTCTTTGCGCAGACAGAAGCCTTGATGAACGGTAAGTCGCTGGAGGAGGTAAAAGAGGAGCTTGCCAAATCCGGCAAATCTGAAGCCGAGATCGCCAAATTGGCACCGCACAAGGTGTTTGAAGGCAACCGTCCTACCAACTCCATTTTGGTTAAAAAAGTAGATCCCTATACCTTGGGAGCGCTTGTGGCGATGTACGAGCACAAGATCTTTGTCCAAGGGGCAATATGGAACATCTTTAGCTTTGACCAGTGGGGTGTGGAGCTTGGAAAAGTCCTTGCCAAGAAGATTCTTCCTGAGCTGGAAGGGGATGAAAAAGTCACCTCACATGATGCGTCTACTAATGGCCTGATCAATGCTTACAAAGCCATGAGATAA